The genomic window GGATTGTGCTTCGGTGTATTTCGGGCTCGGACTATGCGAAGCCTCGTTTGACGGGTGGTGCTAAGGCGCGAAGGTGTTGTGGTGTGGTGGGTTGTGAGGATAAGAAGGGAAGGCTGGTTCCAAGGTCGACTATAGTACGAATAGGCCCCAGTTGCGCCACGCACTAAAACGGCCCCACTGAAACTTTTGGCTTTCACGAGACAGCAGCGGAAGGAGCAGATGACATACTCCACACAACAGACCTCTGAGCATAGCACTCCAGGCGCAGATCCACAAGGCCAAGTCGGGGTCCCGCATTCCCACACCATGTCAGCACGCAAGCGCAACGAATGGCTCGACGCCGAAGAAAGCGACGACGATGAGCGAGGCTACGAGTCCGTGGAGGAAAGCAGAGCGCACACCCTGCCCTCAGCCAAACGACAAAAGATAAACCACTCGtccgaagacgaagacgaagacgaagatgCCGACTTCAACTCAGAGGACGTGGCAGAAGCAGATGACGACAATGAGGATCCCCTTTCCAGCAAAAACGCCGAACTCGCACGTCTCGAGGAGCTCGCCGCAGGCCTGCCCCAAGACCTGAAGCTACAGACCGACAAGCTCGGCGGGAAACCCATCGATCTCAAAACACCCAAAAAGGACAAATCCGGCGTACTCTACGTCTCCCGCGTCCCGCCCTTCATGAAGCCCACGGTCCTGCGCTCCCTCCTCACTCCCTACGGCGCCGTCGGCCGCATCTTCCTCACGCCAGAAGACACAACGTCGCGCCAGCAGCGCATGCGCGGCGGCGGCACACGGCGCAAGCTGTTCCTCGACGGCTGGGTTGAGTTCCTGCACAAAAAGGACGCCAAGTTTGTCGCCGAGAATCTGAATGCGCAGACAATGGGCGGCAAGAAGCGCGGGAGGTGGCACGACGAGGTCTGGAACGTCAAGTACCTGACGGGCGTCAAGTGGGCCCATCTCGTCGAGCAGATCCAGAACGAGAACGCAGAGCGCGCGGCGAGACTGCGGTTCGAGATTCAGCagagcaagaaggagaaCAAGCGCTTCCTGGAGAACGTGGAGAGGGGGAAGAAGGAGAGCGGTATCGAAgcgacgaggaagaggagagGCGACGACGCGGATACGCAAGTGGCGCACACAAGCGGGACGACCGAGAGCAAGCCGAAGAAGGGGAAGAGGAGGCTGGAATTCACGCAGCACGCGGCGACGAGCAAGAGCGACAAGAAGCCTGAGCCGGGCCAAGATGTGCACAGAGTGCTTAGCAAGATCTTCTGAGAGTGTGCGAGGCGCAAATGATACCAAAGTTGCAATACCAGCAAGTCTGTCTGCGATAAATAGACCTCTCATGCACATGTCGTGCGTGCCATGTTTTTCCTGACCCCAAAACGCCATATCCAACCATGCTAGCCAGGGTATTTCCGTCTCCTCCATCTCCACTCGAACTTCGTTGCCCCGAATCTCTATATCGCCGTTCCTCTCTCGAAGTTCTCTCGGATCTCCGTTGTATACCGGTTGTAGAACCTCCCCAGCTTGTCGTTGAACTGCTTGTTCTTCTGGTTGATATACGTGATATCGCCCTGATCCTGCTCATCCCTAATCCCCCTCTTCCTCCTGGCCTCCAGGC from Ascochyta rabiei chromosome 2, complete sequence includes these protein-coding regions:
- a CDS encoding RNA-binding ATPase activator esf2; its protein translation is MSARKRNEWLDAEESDDDERGYESVEESRAHTLPSAKRQKINHSSEDEDEDEDADFNSEDVAEADDDNEDPLSSKNAELARLEELAAGLPQDLKLQTDKLGGKPIDLKTPKKDKSGVLYVSRVPPFMKPTVLRSLLTPYGAVGRIFLTPEDTTSRQQRMRGGGTRRKLFLDGWVEFLHKKDAKFVAENLNAQTMGGKKRGRWHDEVWNVKYLTGVKWAHLVEQIQNENAERAARLRFEIQQSKKENKRFLENVERGKKESGIEATRKRRGDDADTQVAHTSGTTESKPKKGKRRLEFTQHAATSKSDKKPEPGQDVHRVLSKIF